CTCATGGACTCCACGCCGCCGGCCACGATCACGTCGGCCATGCCGGTCATCACCTGGCTGGCCGCCAGGGCGATGGTCTGCAGGCCCGAGGAACAGTAGCGGTTGACGGTCATGCCGGGCACCGAGGTGGGCAGGCCGGCGGCCAGGGCCGCCATGCGGCCGACGTTGAAGCCCTGGTCCGCCTCCGGGAAGGCGCAGCCCAGCATGACGTCGTCCACCTGCCCGGGCTCCAGGCCCGGCGTCCGCTCGATCGCCGTCCGCACCACCAGCGCCGCCAGCTCGTCGGGCCGGACGGTGCGCAGGCTGCCCCGGGGCGCCTTGCCCACCGGGGTGCGAACGGCGGTGACGATCACCGCGTCGCGCATCGCGCATGCCTCCTTCCTTGCCGCCCCCGTGGCGGGCGGCGCTCAGTTCCGCAGCGGTCGGCCCGTCTCCAGCAGGTGGCGCATCCGCTCGCGCGTCTTCTCCTCGCCCACCAGGCTGAGGAAGGCCTCCCGCTCCAGGTCGAGCAGGTGCTGCTCCTCCACCGGCGTCCCCTGCGGCAGATCGCCGCCGGTGATGACGCGCGCCAGAGCCCGGGCGATGCGGGCGTCGTGCTCGCTCGCCTGCCGCGCGCGGACCAGGTAGTCGATGGCCACCTCCAGCACCGCCCGCACCTCGCGGCCGGGCACCGGCACCGGCCGGCGCTCGGGCGGCCGGTAGCCGAGCCGGTCCATCAGCAGCACCTGCTCGCGCGCGTCGGAGAGGAGTGCGTCGCGCCCCATGCTGACGGCGTCGCAGTCGCGCAGGAAGCCCAGTTCGCGCGCCTCGACGGCGCTGGTGGAGACCCTGGCCGTGGCGATCGTCTCGAAGGCCCGCGCCACGAAGGGCGCCGGGTCGAAGACCGCCATGGCCGCGGAGCCGGCGGTGGGACCTCCGGCGATGGGACCCCAGCTGGCCCCCTCCGGGATCCTCGCCAGCGCCCGCAGCAGGAGCTCCTTGGTGCCGCCCCCGGCCGGGATGACGCCCGCACCCGCCTCCACCTGGCCGATGTAGAGCTCGGCCCCCGCCTGGACCCGGTCGGCGTGCAGGCAGATCTCGGCGCCCCCGCCCAGCGCCATGCCCCAGGGCGCCGCCACCACCGGGCGGTGCAGGTACTTCAGCTCCATGTTGGCCTGCTGGAAGGCGTCGACCATCTGCTCGATCTCCGCCCAGTCGCCGTTCTCGGCCGCCATCAGGATCAGCGCCAAGTTGGCGCCGACGCAGAAGTTCTCGCCGCGCTCGTTGACCAGGACCAGGCCGCGCCAGTTCTGCTCCACCTCGCGCGCGGCGCGGTGGAGCGCCTGGATCAGGTCGGGGCCGATGGCGTCCTTGGGCGCGTGGAACTCCAGCGCCGCCACCTCCTCGCCCAGGTCGACCAGCGTGGCGCTGGGGCTCTCCCAGACGGTCCGGCCCTGGCGCTCCAGCCAGAGGACCGGCGCCACCGGGAAGCGCTCGCTGGAGGTGGGGGAGGGCGTGTAGAGGCGCTCGCGGCCGGCCTCCACCGCGGCCAGCACGAACTCCGGGATCTTCTCGCCCTCCTGGCGCATGCGCTCCACCGAGCGGGCCAGGCCCAGCTCCGCCCAGATCTCGAAGGGGCCGGCCTCCCAGTTGAAGCCCCAGCGGAGGGCGCGGTCGACGGCCTCCAGGTCGCCGCCGGCGATCTCGTCCGCCTTCTCGGCGGCGTAGAGGAGGATCCGCTTCAGGACCGTCCAGGTGAAGCGGCCGGCGGTGTCGTCGGCGTAGGCCAGCGTGCGCAGCCGCTCGCCCAGGTCGGCCCGGCGGCGCGCCTCCTCCAGCGAGGCGAAGGTGGCCACCTGCTGCGGGCGGTACTCGAAGGTGGCGAGGTCCAGCACCAGAAAGAGGCGCCGGCCGTTCTCCGTCACCCGCTTGTAGAAGCCCTGGCCGCTCTTCTGGCCCAGCCAGCCGCGCCGGATCATCTCGCGGATGTAGCCGGGCACCTCGAAGACGGCGCGCTCGGCCGGATCCTCCAGCTTCTCGCGGATGTTGTCCGCCACCAGCGCCGAGGTATCCAGGCCGACCACGTCCAGGGTGCGGAAGGTGGCCGACTTGGGATGGCCGATGACCGGTCCGGTGAGGGCGTCCACCGTCTCGGGATTGAGGCCGAAGCTCTCCATCGCCTGGAGCGTGACGTGGAGCGAGTAGACGCCGATGCGGTTGCCGATGAAGTTGGGCGTGTCCCGGGCGATGACGATGCCCTTGCCGAGGAGCCGCTCGCCCCAGGCGCGCACCGTCTCCACCACGCCCGCCTCGGTCTCGCCGGTGGGGATCACCTCGAGGAGCTTCATGTAGCGCGGCGGGTTGAAGAAGTGCGTCCCCAGGAAGCGGCGCCGGAACCCGTCGCCCCTCCCCGCTGCGATGGCCGCCAGCGAGAGGCCGGAGGTGTTGCTGGAGAGGACGGCCGCGGGGGCCGCCAGCGGCTCGACCCGCGCCCAGAGCTGGCGCTTGGGCTCCAGCTGCTCGACGATGGCCTCGATCACCCAGTCCGCCCGGGCCACCCGCTCCAGGTCGTCCTCCACGTTGCCCGGGTGGATGCGCGCCAACGCGGCCGCGCTGAAGACCGGCGCGAGCGCCTCGTGCCCGTAGCCCCAGTTCCAAGCCACCGAGCGCCAGCCATCGGGGTCGCGTAGCTGGGTTGCAACGGCCGCACGAATCCGCTCCGCGGCTTCCCGAAAGGCGCTCGCGCGTGCTCCTTCGCCCACCGCGGCCAGCATTTCAGCGGCGGCGCGCAAGGCGCGCCAGGCCAGGGTATTGGAGAGGACGTCGTAGCCACCATCGTTCGCCGCCTCACCTTCACCGTAGAGCAGCCCGTCGCAGCTACGCCACCGCTCAGGATGGGCAAGCTGCTCCAGGAACCAGCCCGCGGCATCACGCACGGTGCCAACGTGGCGCGCCAGCCACTCCTGGTCCCGCCCCCGGACCTGCCAGGCAGCGAAATAGGCCAGGATGAGTAGCCCCTGGGAATCGTTCTCCCAGTTGCCATCACCGCGATGGTCGGCATCGAGGTAGAGGGGGTCGCCGAGCACGGTGGTCCAGTGCGGCGGGATGGGAGTACCGTCGCGGCTGTAGCGCGGGTAACCATTCGGCAGGTCGTAGAGGCGGTCACCCGCAAAGCGCAGGGCCCGTTCCACCAGCTCCGGCTGCCCCTGGCGGATGACCTCGAGCGCCGCCCGGCCGAGGTCGCGCGCCCAGACCTGGTTGGCAAAATAGCCAGCGTCGTCCCGCCAGGCACCAATGCCCTGGTAGCCGCCGTAGTGCGGCGCTCCCGGAGAAGAGGTCTGAAAGGGGGGTGGCCCGCTGAACTTCGCCGCGAGGTCCCGCGTGTTCGCCCGCCAGATGGCAGTCAGCAGGCGGCCGCTCCCACCGACCTGGAGGTCTGCGCCCGCTGGCTCGGGGAAGGGGGCAAGCTGGGCCGGGAGCTGCTGGTGGGTGAGCACCGCTGCCAGTGGCGCAAGCAGCGCGGCGCGCACCGAGTCGTCCAGCTCGCGCGGCTGGATAGCCCGACTAGCCGGCCCGGGCTCGTCGGCAAGTGGCAGCGTGCCAGCGATGGGCTCGC
The sequence above is a segment of the Bacillota bacterium genome. Coding sequences within it:
- a CDS encoding enoyl-CoA hydratase/isomerase family protein translates to MLVRLWGGEQLVGEQRFSDMPDRSWIDLAGAEQPAGEYRLELVVLAGRAGWWSQRLAAPGADPPGFRVGAVPLPLNSEVSLPVNATLARIAVLGGLSSYDHGIGWWRDYEVQGDSGDRQFVGDTAGWLEVRYASGARDLIPLTYGWTLWWRDHLTSERWGGPFPQPFADPAARAARDASLRLLPVDHPLAPFRWDFLPRPEPVVALQLRDNPAKQGVPVIAAISLLSREPIAGTLPLADEPGPASRAIQPRELDDSVRAALLAPLAAVLTHQQLPAQLAPFPEPAGADLQVGGSGRLLTAIWRANTRDLAAKFSGPPPFQTSSPGAPHYGGYQGIGAWRDDAGYFANQVWARDLGRAALEVIRQGQPELVERALRFAGDRLYDLPNGYPRYSRDGTPIPPHWTTVLGDPLYLDADHRGDGNWENDSQGLLILAYFAAWQVRGRDQEWLARHVGTVRDAAGWFLEQLAHPERWRSCDGLLYGEGEAANDGGYDVLSNTLAWRALRAAAEMLAAVGEGARASAFREAAERIRAAVATQLRDPDGWRSVAWNWGYGHEALAPVFSAAALARIHPGNVEDDLERVARADWVIEAIVEQLEPKRQLWARVEPLAAPAAVLSSNTSGLSLAAIAAGRGDGFRRRFLGTHFFNPPRYMKLLEVIPTGETEAGVVETVRAWGERLLGKGIVIARDTPNFIGNRIGVYSLHVTLQAMESFGLNPETVDALTGPVIGHPKSATFRTLDVVGLDTSALVADNIREKLEDPAERAVFEVPGYIREMIRRGWLGQKSGQGFYKRVTENGRRLFLVLDLATFEYRPQQVATFASLEEARRRADLGERLRTLAYADDTAGRFTWTVLKRILLYAAEKADEIAGGDLEAVDRALRWGFNWEAGPFEIWAELGLARSVERMRQEGEKIPEFVLAAVEAGRERLYTPSPTSSERFPVAPVLWLERQGRTVWESPSATLVDLGEEVAALEFHAPKDAIGPDLIQALHRAAREVEQNWRGLVLVNERGENFCVGANLALILMAAENGDWAEIEQMVDAFQQANMELKYLHRPVVAAPWGMALGGGAEICLHADRVQAGAELYIGQVEAGAGVIPAGGGTKELLLRALARIPEGASWGPIAGGPTAGSAAMAVFDPAPFVARAFETIATARVSTSAVEARELGFLRDCDAVSMGRDALLSDAREQVLLMDRLGYRPPERRPVPVPGREVRAVLEVAIDYLVRARQASEHDARIARALARVITGGDLPQGTPVEEQHLLDLEREAFLSLVGEEKTRERMRHLLETGRPLRN